In Gemmobacter sp., the sequence GTGTTCCGCGACGGGCGGGTGCAGGTGGGCGGGGCGGATTACAGCTTTGCCGAAGTGGCGGGCATGGCCTATGCCGCGCGGATTTCGCTGTCGGCGACCGGGTTTTACAAGACGCCCGAGATCACCTGGGACAGGGTTCGGGGGCAAGGGCGGCCGTTCTATTACTTCGCCTATGGCGCCGCCGTGACCGAGGTTGCAGTGGATACCCTGAGCGGGGAAAACCGCATCCTGCGGGTGGATATCCTGCATGATGCCGGCGCCTCGCTGAACCCGGCGCTGGACATTGGCCAGATCGAAGGCGGCTATGTGCAGGGCGCCGGCTGGCTGACCACCGAGGAACTGGTCTGGGACGACAGCGGCCGCCTGCGCACCCATGCCCCCAGCACCTACAAGATCCCCGCCTGTGGCGACCGGCCGCGCATCTTCAACGTGGCGCTGTATGGGCGCGAGAACCCCGAGCCGACGATCTATCGGTCCAAGGCCGTGGGCGAGCCGCCGTTCATGCTGGGGATTTCGGCGCTGATGGCGCTGTCGGATGCGGTGGCGGCCTGTGGCGACGGGACGCGCTATCCCGACCTCGGCGGCCCGGCAACCGCCGAACGGGTGCTGCGCGCGATCCGGCGGCAGGAGGGGCGCGATGTTTGACCTGGCCGCCCTGACCGCAGCCGTCGCCGCCCATGGCCGGGTGGCCCGCGTGGTGATCGCCGCGCATGAGGGATCCTCGCCACGCGAGGTGGGCGCGGCGATGCTGGTCTGGGCCGGCGGCGCGCAGGGCACCATCGGCGGCGGGGCGCTGGAATGGCAGGCGATGGCGCGGGCGCGGGCGATGCTGGCGCAGGGCGGCGCGCGGCTGCACCGCGAGCCGCTGGGCCCGGCGCTGGGTCAGTGCTGCGGCGGGGCGGTGACCCTGCTGACCGAGGTGCATGACGGTGACAGCCTGGCTGCATTGGCGGGGCTGGAGGTGATTGCCCGGCCCGTCACGCCTGGGCCCATGCCGCTGGCCGTGCGCCGGCTTCTGGCCGATGCGCGGGGGGCCGGGCGGATGCCGGCCGCGCAGCTGGTGCAAGGCTGGATGGTGGAGCCCGTGGCGCGGCCCGAACGCCAGTTGTGGATCTGGGGGGCCGGCCATGTCGGCCGCGCGCTGGTAGGGGTGCTGGCGCCGCTGCCGGGCCTTGCGCTGACCTGGGTGGACGCCGCGCGCGACCGCTTTCCCGAAACGCTCCCCGAAGGCGTGACCCCGATCTGGACGGACGCGCCGCAGGCGCTGGTGCCGCATGTGCCGCAGGGGGCGCAGCACCTGATCGTCACCTATTCCCATGCGCTGGATCTGGAATTGTGCCACCGCCTGCTGGGCAGCCCGGCCGGGTTCATCGGCCTGATCGGCTCGGCCACCAAATGGGCGCGGTTCCGGTCGCGTCTGGCGGCACTGGGCCATGGGCCTGCACGGATTTCCCGCATCACCTGCCCGATCGGCGATGTCGGCCTGGGAAAGCACCCGCAGGCCATTGCCATAGGGGTGGCCGTGCAACTATTGAACCATAAAGAGAATTCCGGGACGGAGATCACGGATGACCACAGGGAACGGGGATCTTCTGCGGATCGAGGGGCTGACCAAGGCCTATCCGGGCGTCGTCGCGAATAGCGATGTGTCCTTTGCCATCAGCCCGGGCGAGGTGCATGCCCTGCTGGGGGAAAACGGCGCCGGAAAATCCACGCTGGTCAAGATGATCTATGGCCTGGTCCGCCCCGACAGCGGCCGGATGCTGCTGCGCGGCGCGCCCTATCAGCCTGCGAAACCCTCCGAGGCGCGGCAGAACGGCGTTGCCATGGTGTTCCAGCATTTCAGCCTGTTCGAGGCGCTGAACGTGGCCGAGAACGTGGCCCTGGGCATGGAGGCGCCGCCGCCGATGCGCGAACTGGCGGACCGGATCCGCGCGGTCAGCCAGGAATACGGCCTGCCGCTGGACCCGGCGAAACTGGTGGGCGACCTGTCGGCGGGCGAACGCCAGCGGGTCGAGATCATCCGCTGCCTGTTGCAGGATCCCAAGCTGCTGATCATGGACGAACCGACCAGCGTGCTGACCCCGCAAGAGGTGGGCATCCTGTTCCAGACCCTGCGGCAGCTGTCGGCCGAAGGGACGGCGATCCTGTATATCAGCCACAAGCTGGAAGAAATCCGCACGCTCTGCGACGAGGCGACAATTCTGCGCCGTGGCAAGGTGGTGGCGACCTGCACCCCGCGCGAGCGCACCGCGCGCGAGATGGCAGAGCTGATGGTGGGCCAGGTGCTGACCCCGCCGGCGCGTGCGGCCAAGCCGCCGGGGCCTGTCGCGCTGGAGGTGACGGGGCTGTCGGTGGCATCGCCGAACCCCTTCGGCACCGCGCTGAAGGACATCGGCTTTTCCCTGCGGCAAGGCGAGGTGCTGGGCATTGCCGGGGTGGCGGGCAACGGGCAGGATGAACTGCTGCTGGCGCTGTCGGGCGAAATCCTGTCGGCCGACGGCACGGTGAAGCTGGCGGGCAAGCCGGTGGGCCGGCTGGGCCCGAACGCCCGCCGCGCGCTGGGGCTGGTGGCGGCGCCCGAAGAACGGCTGGGCCATGCGGCGGCGCCGGACATGAGCCTGACGGAAAATGCGCTGCTGTCGGGCTATGTGCGCAAGGGGTTTCTGAAGAACGGATTCATCGGCTGGGCGGCGGTCGAGGAGTTTGCGCAGGCGATCATCAAGGGCTTTGACGTGCGCACACCGGGCAGCCATGTGGCGGCGCGGGCGC encodes:
- the xdhC gene encoding xanthine dehydrogenase accessory protein XdhC, which encodes MFDLAALTAAVAAHGRVARVVIAAHEGSSPREVGAAMLVWAGGAQGTIGGGALEWQAMARARAMLAQGGARLHREPLGPALGQCCGGAVTLLTEVHDGDSLAALAGLEVIARPVTPGPMPLAVRRLLADARGAGRMPAAQLVQGWMVEPVARPERQLWIWGAGHVGRALVGVLAPLPGLALTWVDAARDRFPETLPEGVTPIWTDAPQALVPHVPQGAQHLIVTYSHALDLELCHRLLGSPAGFIGLIGSATKWARFRSRLAALGHGPARISRITCPIGDVGLGKHPQAIAIGVAVQLLNHKENSGTEITDDHRERGSSADRGADQGLSGRRRE
- a CDS encoding ABC transporter ATP-binding protein, giving the protein MTTGNGDLLRIEGLTKAYPGVVANSDVSFAISPGEVHALLGENGAGKSTLVKMIYGLVRPDSGRMLLRGAPYQPAKPSEARQNGVAMVFQHFSLFEALNVAENVALGMEAPPPMRELADRIRAVSQEYGLPLDPAKLVGDLSAGERQRVEIIRCLLQDPKLLIMDEPTSVLTPQEVGILFQTLRQLSAEGTAILYISHKLEEIRTLCDEATILRRGKVVATCTPRERTAREMAELMVGQVLTPPARAAKPPGPVALEVTGLSVASPNPFGTALKDIGFSLRQGEVLGIAGVAGNGQDELLLALSGEILSADGTVKLAGKPVGRLGPNARRALGLVAAPEERLGHAAAPDMSLTENALLSGYVRKGFLKNGFIGWAAVEEFAQAIIKGFDVRTPGSHVAARALSGGNLQKFVIGREILQEPAVIVVNQPTWGVDAAAAAAIRQALLDLAARGAAVVAISQDLDELLEISDSFAALNEGRMTKPRPAQGLTVDEIGLMMGGAHGMDVAHHTEDQGASA